A region of the Gymnogyps californianus isolate 813 chromosome 20, ASM1813914v2, whole genome shotgun sequence genome:
GGGCCAAGCCAGCCTGAGGACAGTGGCTGAGCGAGCTTCCTCGGCCACACGCATACAGCTGCCAAGCCTCCTGAAAGGCTTTtgtcccatttctttttttcctttttggggggtttttggttttgggggtttttttggtatgtGCTGCCATtgctggaggaggagcagcatgACAGTATTTTGatagagaggggaaaaataatcaataGTCCTGATCCGAAATTTTCACCGGCGTTTCCCTTTAAGCCCTGGGAACTGGATGTCCTCAGCTTGTTCCTGCGCCTGGCATTGCTGAAATCCCGATTGTCCGAGTCCAGCTGCTCCGCAAACATACACAGAGAGCAAGCAGTTAGCGTGGAAAGCAGCTCTTATAAGCTTGGGCAGCAAAATTGTCACTTTGGGGTGACATTTTGTTGCTGGGGGAGGGACAGTAGGTGGGCAGGAGAGCCCCGATACTGCGGGCTTTCCTTTGCCCTTCTCTCCGAGGTGGCAATAACTCTGCCAGGACGCTCCCAGGCAGGTTTGCATCTCTAAGTACATTTAAATGTTATTATCAAAGCGTCTCTGTCCTGACCCGGTTATAAGGACTGATGCTGCGTTTTAGGTGTCTCCCAGCAGCAGCGGACAGGGATGTCTAGCGAGGGCTGGAGCATTTCTAAACAGCCATGAGtttgatttaatttataaaattttagCTGTTGGAAATACTGTGAGCGATGCCAAACCAAGTCAGGGCTGAAATTATAAATGAGATGCAGAAtcagggagcagggaaaagaaaatacctccGAGGTGGGGGAGAACCAACAACTTTGAtttttcgggttttttttttgaagctgaaaaTCAAAGTCCTGGCGGGTGGTGTTGTAAGGAAGGGCTGGAGGCTGGGGAGCATCTGCAGAGCGCTGCTAGGAGAACCCCAGGGTCTGTGTGCTGCCTTCTGGGAGGAAGGAGCCCAGGAGTTTGTTTAAAACATCCTGATATTATATAAGCAGCTGGTACAGAGCACTAACAGGAGAAGCCGGTTTTATTATCAGAGCTGTAGGAGCTCCATGGGAgtgcaaggggggaaaaaaaggaggtcagggctggcggggggggggaagaaaggtTTCTGTCTTGgggcagagatggaggaatGCTAACGGAGCTGGCGCTGGACATTGCCGCCCGGCGTGTGCCCGGCCCGTTGCTGTGAAACAAGGGTTTAAACGTTTGCCTTGGTAAATATTCAAtaacatgcaaatatttattgagATAAATCAGGAAACCTCAAGCTAAGGTCAGCTTTTAGGCCAGCACGACAGTACATAcattcctccccccccacccccccaccccccaaacccCCGCCTCGTCCCGGCCgccagccccgcagcagcacccccggccccggcgaagcccccccgccccgggcgggTGTTTCTGCACCGAAACCTCCCGCTCCGGCGAGCAAAAGCGAGCAAGGAGACACTGCAGCTCCCGGGGAATCAGCCACCcagcaaataagaaaaaaaaaaattaaaaaatgcttaaaataatacTGCAAGCAAGCTTTCTCGGGTAGCTAAAAACCTCGCCGGCTCCGCAATCCTCCCCGCCCCTAAAGCACCGTCTCCTGAAGCCGGTTTCTTCCAAAAACGGGTTCCCGGCAGGGCGGCTTGCCGCCGGCCTCACCtcgctgcaggcagcctgggtCCGCGaatccccccccaccccgccccggTCCCCGGGCCTCGGgcgggagaagcagcagaggccGGGGTGGGCCGAGGGCCTGGGCGCTGGGGagctgccgcccgccgcccggtgctggctcagggcagcccgccgccgccgccgccgaggagCCAAAAATAAAGCGCAACGCGACTTGGCAGCCGCGGCCGGCGGGCGGGCATGGCGGGCCGCGGCTTGAAGCGAGGTTCTCTCCGGCTGTGGGTGATGGGGGGGGAGCCCGTACCCCCGGCCCCCTGCCAGCCGCCTGCCCCGGGCCGGGGGAGAAGAGGCGCTGGCTgccgcggcggggagcggaAGAACGGCGGAGGTTCGGGGACTTCTTCCTCCGCCGCACCGCCGGCCTTAACCCTTCCCTGCGCGGGGCTGGGCTCAGCCTAAACCCCGTTTAGGTTCGTGTCGGAGCCGGCCGTAAGCGGCGGtgctccgggggggggggggggcttggcTCGCCCGGACCCCCGCGTGGCCGGGTCCCTCCCGCCGGCTTTCCTGCGTGGGTGTTGCTTTTCAACCACTGTGAGTTGCAAACTGTTTTACCGGCCACGCTGTACTTTCCCCAAAGCCTAAATgcatctccctgcctgctcGTCAAGAGTCTTTTAGGGATGTCTGCTGCAAACCGAGCACCAGCCCAGTGCAGGCGCTTCTGgcccaaactgtttttctttcttttcaccagGACGGTGAAACACCTGGCAACGGAGACGTGAGCTTGAtcagcagaagcaaagcttCTTGTGTCACCAGGAAAGGTAGCTGTGTCCTCCTCCCCCATGTTTGAGGTCACCCTTCCCCATTTTGAATACTGATTTTATCTTTTCACTTCCAGGAACTGCAGATCAGAGATGGGGGCTCTTGGGCACAGGCAGAATACCCAAGAGCACAAAagcagttcaggaaaaaaacaggtcaTGCTATGAAAGTATCTTTAACTGGGATTGCGCTTTTCGGTGCAAGGTTATTCCCCGCTGCACTCCCCCGTGAGAGTACACCTTCCTGGTACTGCAATCCTCCCTTCGCAGTGCAGGGTTTACAACACAGCTGAAGTGCAGCAGGGTGTTCACTCCGCAGGCTCCAGGGCACAAGCTGGCTGCTCCCTCTGATGGAAAAAGGGGAGTTTGCACTTCACATCagtaaatactttttaaatggagatttttttttgtcttcaagtAGCAGTGGTAGCTTTGTCACTTGCCTAAGCCAGGGTGCGTGGAGGAAAAGGCCACAGCACCCGCAGTCAACTGGGCCACCTTCTTGTCTTTCAGTCCACAACTCCTACCAcaagatggaggaagaaaaacctaCAGCCTCGGCTTGCGTTACTGGGAACTGCGAGGGACTGTATTCATGTACGGCTGCTTGGTAGTGCATAGGCTTGCTCAGGTAATGGCCTACCACCGAGATCCTCTCTGAGCAGAGGGAAGATATGTCTCAGAATCGCTTGAATCTGAATACAGAGCTCGtttttaaaaccacaacagGATGCCCTTGGGGAACCAAGACCTGCTGCATGCAGAATAGCGTGGAGTCAGACACAGCCTTCCTTTTCACTGAAGTTGCCTGTGGGGTTCAAATGCTGAAGTAGATGTCTGGCAAGCACGGCTAACCGCTGAGCTACGAGTGTTCCTGAACTCCTGTAGCTCCAGCCCTTCAGGCAccactgctggcagcagagccagccagCAGACAGAAGCCTGCCAAAATCTGTTCTCGCCTGCTCACCCTTGAGACTCAACTCCAAAGTCCACTAAAGCAAGGTGCTTCTAGAGAGAGGTTTATTTATACACCATATCACTTACATTCAACACAACAATCAGCAAACCAGTTAACCCAAATTAGCTCATTCCGCTTTATTGTTCATTCTTCCATTTTGTGCTAAATTAATTTGCAGCTGTAAGTTGTATCACATCTGTAGCGGCTATGGCAGGAATCAAGCCACAAGGAGGACGATAGCGTGAATGTATGAACTAACAAGATATCGGACAGCTTTAGACTTTTTTACTGaagctttttttcattcatagGTCAGTTCATGTAACATGGTCTTCAGCAACCTTGTTCTGAAGGCTTAGGCTAAACCTGAAAGGTAAGAAGTTATCACAGTTAATGGCAGTAAGTTTTGAATCCCTAAACAGCGGGCGGTCTTCCTTGCTATAAGGCAGACGTATATTAGGGTGttccctctcccctcatctaTTTGCTGGGACGTGTTGAACTGCAGACTTCAGCAGCGCACGCGGGCACCAGCGTTCGGCAGTCTCCTTTCTCCCAGGTCAGGATGGTTTGGCAGTTGTGCCAAACAGGCGCTTGCTACAGGCCAGCAATGCTATGCTGATTCTCCGAGCCTGCCGCCACCATTCTCCGAAATAGTTAGCTTCAGTCCACACACCAGCACAAAAAGCTTCAGGAATTCATactctctccccaccccatcACCTCCAGCAACACGTACAGGACCAAAACAGGAAGCCAAACAGAACAGCAACTTGCTTTAACTGCCTTCAGTATATGCGCTCCATATCAATCCCCATTCTTTACCGGATGGATTGAAAAAAATAGGACATTCCCATGATAATTTTACTGATTAGCTCATTTAGTAGTGGTCTGGTAGCACTGTCTACTTACCATTAGCAAACCTGCACTGCTTCAGTACCTCACTGAAGCCCTCGCACAGCTTGAGGTCAGTCTGGTTCTGCGCACACTCCAGgaattgtttcatttcatacTGGCAAGGAGCAAACTGcgactgctgctgctgctgctggtaggCAGGCTGAGCTGCCTGGGGCTCCTGAAATGGCAGACACCTCCATAAGCACCCTTTCAACAGCTCCAGCCTACGAAGCCAAACCACCCCAGTGCTGCTTGCTGTGTATTTCTTCCCTGCATTTTAGTCAAAATGTtgtgttactttttaaatggaaaacaaataatgGGCTGAAGTACAAAGTAagtttccagcagcagcatgacACATTCTGTCCAGTTTTGTACATTACAAACTCTTGGGTAACTTTGGATACACTCAGGTAACTCTGGATAGCATCTGGGCAAGGTAACAGCATTATCTTAATGTTTGAGCGGCACGAGAAGGTCTTGCAATAGATGTTACCATCATCAGACCTGCAACATGGAAGTCCTGCCTGAATCAGACAGGCACTACAGTAGAAGACAACACTAATACCCTACCACAAGCACGTATCACTCATGTATCCCTTTGAACTACTTTTAAGATACTCATGGTGATTGTGGTAGTTACCTTGGAGACTGAGTCGCTAAAGTTACCCCAGCTTTCCCAGCCATGACTTGTGCAGCCTTTATGTCTATAGCAATTACATCAGCCTATACATAACTGATGTCCCAAGTTAACTGTGCCTCACTAGTTGGTGTCCAGTTGGGCTTTCTCTTACCTGATAAGTAATATCAGGCCTCGCAGCTTCAGAGCTGCTTCCTCCACCAAATCCTCCTGTAAGCGCATGACCTATGGTATGGCCTACAGCAGAGCCTACAGCAACTCCAGCAGCAGTTGTAGCCATCTGTGCCATCAGACCAGGCTGCTTCGGTGCaggagcagccacagcagaagccggtgctgctgctgggacaggCGCCCGAGCAGCAGGCGCCGGTGATGCAGCTCTCATTTGTGGCGCCCGACTGCAAGGACACAAAGAGAAACCTCACATCATCACTCCAAACTCACACCGGGCAGAGGCCACCTGGTTGCAGGGAGCAAGCATTTGCAGTTCATCCCTGTTACACCCTGCACATTGATGGCAGGAACACAATGTTCTGGTGAGTGATTTATGCACAACAGGGTAAGGTTTACAGGCTTCTTTTTGGCTGTGTTTTAAAGACTAGCTGCACCCCCACACCCCAAAGGACTGCGctatttttagggaaaaaaagatgtaacCTAAAAGGGGCTGATTAAATAAGGCCTTAACGCTCAGGCACTGGATGGCCAGGCCCTGCCGACGAGCAAGCGCTGACGAGATCCACTTCCATCCCCGCAAAGCGCCTAACCCCGCTCCGCTAACCGAGCTCAAAGCAGCCAGGCCACCTCCCCTACCCCACCCCGTGCCCGTTACCCCCACCCCGGTGCGTCACCCCACCCTGGAACGGCGGAAAGGCCTTTGCCGCCTGCGGCCTACAACGGGGGcgggaaaggagaggagggaaggggccCAGCGGCCCTCACCTGGCGGGGGGCGCCACGCGGGACGTGCGGCTCCGGCCGCCCCTCGGCATCGCGGCGGGCGAGGCGAGGCTTGGCTTGGCTTACTGAGGAGAAGAGAAGCGAGAGAAGCCGGCTCCGCGCCGACCGCCAGCCGCCGCCTCTGAAGGTCACCCGACACCCGCCGCGCGCGCCTGCGTCACTGCCGTAAAGCCGCGCGGGGAGGTGGGGCTtgcgccggccccgccccccctccgccgcccgccTGAGGCGCTGCCCCGGAGCGGGAAACGGCGGTTTGAGGGAGTTATGGCGGCGGGTCGCTCTGTGGCAATAAACAGTTAAACTGCGTTTAAACGTGCGGCTGCCCTGTGAGAATCGCGCTCTCTGGAGAAGCTCAGAGGTGGCACGCGAGGCACCGTGAAGGAGCCTCCAAAAACCCTTCAGCCTTTCGCAGAACTGCGGATTTTCACCCAAAAGGCTGGGGTTTGCCACCATCCACCCCAAGAAGGAGCGAGGAGACCTCCTGCCCGCCTCAGCCCCATGCACAAGACCCATCTGCACCGGCTGGCGCGTACTCATCGGGTTTGTGTTTCGCAACACTGCCCATATTTTGAGggatgtcttttaaaaatgtattgattCACTTATTAATTTATTAGTTAGTGTGTTAATTTTATACACAGCAGCTCTAACACGGGATACATCATGACGGCGCCACAGTTGCCGGTCACTCCAGCAAGGCCTGACCCCGtctcagctctccctgcaggTGGAAAGGTCTGCACACCCCAATCGGGGCTTGGAAggtggctgctttttttttttttaaaaaaaaaaaaaaagaaaaaaggctgggAAGTTTGGAGACAGATGGTGAAAGACGGCTTGAAAAGACTGGTATTGCGTAGCCTAGGGACAGGAGCACAAAAATAGCAAATGgaagagaataaataaaagtcaGGCCTTCTACTGTGTAGTCATGATACTAGATCCAGAGCTGTTATAATAAAGTGAACAGCACAGCACTTATTTTGTTAAATGGAGGGAGTTCTTTagacaaaatacaaatgatTTCTGGAATCTGCTATGAGTTATTAATGTTAGCAGAGCTTTAGAAAAGAATGAATCATTTAATAAGAATgaggagaaagacagaagtTATGTCATATAACTtggaatataattaaaatacagtccCTAGAGTTTCCTACCTAAGTCCAGATATACCAGAGGTAAAACCGTTCTGCTGAAATCCGATCCCTACTTACTCAGTTAATACAGCACAcaagttgtttggttttcttcttgatctaaaacccactgaaaataatgaaaagagtCCAGATGACTAACGTGCACAGGATTAGACCTAATGAGTTAATAAACTCTCAAATTGGGCTCAACAGAAAGTGAAATGTCAAACAACTCCATTTCCCATTATAAGCAAGCACTTCGCTTCTTATCCTTAGAGTACATATACAAATGCAATTGTATGCATGATTATTAATGCAATTACCACCCTGCAACATTATCACTTCATTATAAAGCCGTTATCATGACAAAAAATTGCTTGTTCACAGTTTCTTCAGTTGTGAGGGAGGTAGCTACGTAAGACCAGTTATTTCAACATCTTGTATGTAAGGGAATGTAATCTTTGTCTCATGAAGGAAGCGTGAATATAGTGAGTTTATATAGCAACGGTAATCCAAAAGCAAAGCTTCGGTCAGAAAAGCAGTTGCTgttaatgtaaaaattattaGGAGATAAATATAAACAATATATTCAGAGCAGCGGCATCCACGTAAGTTCAGACTGCTGGCGTTACTGCAGGAGCTCGTCTCTGCACACTTCCTCTCTCCGGTTCTTTTACTCTTGGCCTCCCTCCATTTTGGCTGCTTCCTCAGCAGCTCTGCGTTTGGGGTTTTGTCAAACGCCTGTGAAGCATTATGAGTTCTGCACTCCAGACAGACAGTAGGTAATTCACTTCAGATTTGGCACTTTCTCTCCTGCGGCTGGCCCGGTGGATGGCTCCCAGAGTAAGGCAGAACCGCTCAGagcctggcagggcagagctcagccctgctcctccatccgctgctgccagcctgagCGATGCTTCCAGGGCCCAACGTCCCACGGGGTCCATTTGGttgacaaaaaggaaaagctttgaCTAGACCTCATCTTATTTAAGGGCCAAGCTATAAACATATGAGATAGGGtgatttcttctcctgcagcttTTTACCCCCTTCTATCTAGGTCATCTCCGCTCCTTTCCCATTGTCCCTTTCCCCTTGTTCCCACTGATAGCAGAAGGCACAGCGTAGAGAGCAggacatttttaatttagtttataCGCTAGCTAGAGTTCACACAACTCATTCCTTAATGAATGGTTTTCTCAActctttttaattaatagttttcaatttcccttttttgctgGCGGAGGGATTCCTTCTTGTTGCTGAAGTAATTTTGCAACACGTCTCTCTTTGAATTCGTTTTGTTTCGCAGAACAATGAAGGCGCGGATGGCATAACCGGCGGTATGAATGCTGCCATTGTGTTTtgtcctcctgccttccttggGAAAACTCGCAGAGCTTCGTCCTGTACTGACTCGCTCTTCCATCTGCTAACGCCCAGCAATAATGTGCGTACAAGGaaatggggaagggaaggagaacaaGTAGCCGGTGGCCATCCTCAAAATAAGGCAATAATGGTGGTTATGGTGGGTGTTTACAGCAAGCAAAgattgtttgttttcagctacTAGATTACTTTTGTGTTGGTAGACAAGAGATATTAGCTGGTTCTTAAACTACAGCCAGACAGGTATTGATGCTACTTTTGACAGAAACCAGAGAcatatgaaagaaagaagatccAGCCCTGATTGCCTTTGGTTGTATCCGTCTAATTCTGACTAGCGCGATTGACTCACAGGTCTGCCAGCTATATTTAGAGGTGTGATATGAATGTGATCCTAGATCTGGGAAACAGATGACGAGATCCCGTTGCTCAAGTGCGAAGCGTATTCTTCCAAAGATAAGGCTGAGCGAGGCTTGGGGAAGTTCATCGACAGCTGCTCCGGAGCCAGGTGGAACACCAGGCTATAGCGTGTgctagaaaaaacaaacttttaatgtgctttttataTCGCTTGTCCAAATTACGCATCCCAGAAAGGCTCAGGGTAAACTTTGGGAACGTAACAGGCCCTCAGCAAGGTCCCTCTGCCCAGGAGGCACCAGATGGGCTTTGTGTGGCTGCAGGCTGCGGCGGTTTGGCTCATTCTCTCCAAaatcatggggaaaaaaccaggAGCGCTCACTGGAGCACCTGCCTAAGAGACCAACGCCGCCTTAGCTATAGTGAAGCGGCACATCAGCCCTGAGGGTCACGTCAGCCGTGCCGGGTTTCGTAGCCCTCCCCGGAACAGCCCGGATCCCCCCGCGGCCCAGATCtgagggaaaagggggaaaaactcATTTTCCTGCTCAAATCtggggggcggagggggggggggggggcagcccgggccgggccgccctgCAGTGCCGCCTGATGGCCGCCAGGCGGCGCCATAACAGCCCGCCGCGCCACGCCCCctctcccccgccccggccTGACGTGACGTCGTCGCGGAGCGCCACGTCCGGCGCGGttggcggggcggggcgggaggggcgCGCCCGCCCAGCGAGCCAATGGGGTGTGGGCGCGCGTGCGCGGCTCGTCGGCGCCGGGCGCGCGTCGCGGGCTGAGGCGGAGGGAGGGGGTAAGATGGCGGCGCCCGTCCTGCTGCGAGTGTCGGTGCCGCGCTGGGAGCGGGTGGCCCGCTCCGCGGTGTGCGCGGCCGGCATCCTGCTCTCTCTCTACGCCTGCCACCTGGAGCGGGAGAAGGGCCGCGACCTCCACTACCAGGCCCTGTGCGACCTCAGCGAGCGGGTCCGCTGCTCCGCCGCCATCACCTCCAGGTGAGGCGGGGATGggacccgccgccgccgtctCAGGCCGCCGCGGGGAGGAGGAGTTGGgggcgcggggagcggcggggccgggccccggAGCGCTGCCTCCGGTGCCTCGGGGGCTATggcgggggctgctgggggTCCGGGCCGGTTCTCTgaggggggcggcggcggcgagagGGCTTGGCCGAGGGTGCGGGCGGCAGGAGCCCGCGGCTATGGGCCGGGGCTCGTCCCGGGGAGGGTTTGCCTGGGGCACAGAGGGGGCTGGACAGCTGGACTACAGGACGGGCAGGCCGAGGAGGGGGGTGTCAGGGCTCCCGGTTTAGGCAGCCCTATGGCTGGAGGGTTGGTGTGGGAACGGCTTTTTTTCGGGATCCCTGCGGGCTGGAGGGTGAGGCACCCGCAATTTCTGTGTTGTAATCAATGGCAATTAGCTAGAGTGACAGGCATTTCAGTGGCAAATGCACGTTAGAGTAAAATGCTGTAGGTGTGACTAGTGGTTGAGACCAATATAAACATGTACAATTGTAGATTATTCGGTTTGGGTTGTTTTAATTGGAGTGTCTGaattgcattttcattattatgtTACCTGGCAGCACAGAAGATTGCTTTCATGATACAGATGAAGTGCTTAATTCAAGGGAGATTTGTATGTCTCAGCAGCAAAAGCCCAGTCCAAATCCTGATTTATTTTACAGGTTTCCTGTCAGTAATTATTTTAGCAGTTGTTTTCTAAAGGCCAGTGGTTGCTATTTCTGTTAGGAGACTCAATGTATAAATTTTAATATGCCGCTAGCTTGACTTGTCAAGTAACTGATTGATTgaattataataatgaaaagacTTAACCTGCTGTATAGTTACAAGTGCTACCAGTATGAACATGGTACAGGAAATACTTCCAGGTGTAATTTGGCCAAGAAACTCTCCTAAGAGCATATTCTCAAGTATTTCAACTGAAGAAATAAGATGATTTGTCCAGCAATCTCAAAACTGCtctgtgcatatatatgtgtgtgtgtatatgtgtctgtgtgtgcataaatatgtgtatgtgtatatatatataggcaTATAAAGACATATGCAAAGGTATCCACAAGTAAGGAGCATGGAAGGGGAGGGTTTTGGTTCTTCAGCAAATGTATCTGttaaatgcttcctttttttttttttttgagaattttgttACTGTGTTAGTGCCTTCAGCTGAATGAGTACTTgaggtggtgggttttttcccctctcagtgTAACCTGCATAAAAGCTGTCACATTCTTAATAAAGGTACTTGCTGTATTATCATAACAAGCCAATGGGGGAGAATATGCCCATACTTTGTCAAGGTGGAAGCTGGCTAAATTGTTTAGGCAAAACATACAGGGAACTCTTATTCTTAAAACCGCTTCTGTGGTGACAGAAGTGGGATTGTGTTATATTACAAAGAGATGCGTATCTACGGATGTCTGAAAGGAGGCTCTTGTGATTGAATGAGGGCTttaactctgcttttctgtctgtcatCAGGTAAGCTTTAGTTTGTGAAGGTGCTTGTTCATGTCTCTATTTGAGAAGTGTCCTGAAATGAGAAGTTTCAATCTAAACAGGAAGAAGACTTCAATAAGCTTGCCAAATAACTTAAACTTGTAAATTAAAGTTATGCATAGGCTGCTGAGATTAAACCACGTGAGTATCGTCAGTAATCTAATTTTTGCCACAGCTACAGAGGTGAAAAGAGAATAACAGGGATTTAAGCACCTAAGTAGCCTCTGTAGTCATCTGTTCGTGTATAGAATTGGTTCTTCATaagctttttattgttattgcAAATGCTGCTATTGAGACAGGCATTTGAAGTAATAGTTTTAAAGTGTGTTTAATAAACACTttgaagaagtaaaataattccAATTATATCTTTAACTATTTCTAATTATGGAATAATGCTTGGTAATTATAGTGTTCATTAGTAATGCTGCAGCTGAAACGTTGAGTATGCCGTGCTAAGACCTGTAAATACTTTACTGCAGGAATTCTATATAATAATATGAACAGTTAGGGATAAAATCAACTAAAATCTCACTAGCAGTTGCTAGGAGAATCATGCTTAAAGACTGAAGTATTGCAGATGTCAGGATAGCTCATGATAATTAGAGCAGGTGGTAAAAGGAGTTTGTGGAAAAGGAGCATGCAAGTTCTGTTCAGTCAAACCATATTTGGAGAAGAATGTGCTTTCAGCTCTGTGCAGGACACAGACAAAAAAGGAGTATTGCTTTAAAACTAAGACAAgaggtgttgtggtttaaccccagccagcaactaagcaccgggcagctgctgccccctcccagtgggatgaggaggagaattggggaaaaaagtaaaacttgtgggttgagataagagcagtttaataactaaagtaaagtaaaatataatactaactaataataataaaactgtaataataataattgtaatgaaaaggaatataacagaaaaaaaggagagagaagtaaaacccaagaaaagacaagtgatgcacaatgcaattgctcaccacctgctgactgatgcccgagcagtgatccgccctccccccagtttatatactgggcatgacgttctgtggtatggaataccccttgggctagttcgggtcagctgccctggccgtgctccctcccagctccttgcacacctgcttgctggcagagcaggggaaactgaaaagtccttaacttaggataagcgctgctcagcaacaagtaaaacatcagtgtgttatcaacattgttctcacactaaatccaaaacacagcgttgtaccagctactaagaagaaaattaactctatcccagccgaaaccaggcCAAGAGGGCAAGCTATTAAACTTTGAAGTAAGAATAACATTGAAAgaatttaatcttattttc
Encoded here:
- the CHCHD2 gene encoding coiled-coil-helix-coiled-coil-helix domain-containing protein 2, yielding MPRGGRSRTSRVAPPASRAPQMRAASPAPAARAPVPAAAPASAVAAPAPKQPGLMAQMATTAAGVAVGSAVGHTIGHALTGGFGGGSSSEAARPDITYQEPQAAQPAYQQQQQQSQFAPCQYEMKQFLECAQNQTDLKLCEGFSEVLKQCRFANGLA